Below is a window of Picosynechococcus sp. PCC 7002 DNA.
ATATTTCCAGAATAAAGGGGCGGGCTTGATGGAATACATTGGTGAGTCGGTGGATTGGGATAATTTGTCGGTGGTGATTTTACGGCGGCTCCAAGCGTCTCAAGTCTTAGATAGTTCTCTGGGTGTCGTTAGCCAAGAATTATCTTTGCTTTTGGATCGCTATTTAGAAAAAGACCTCGAAAAAATTATTAGTCAGGTGATCCCGATCCTCGCCATTGATCAAGTAATCATTGAGCGAGTGAACAATACCAGCCCTAGGGAACTAGAACGCGCCATCCAGGGCATTGTCAAAAATGAACTCCAAGCCATCGTTAATTTGGGGGGAGTACTGGGCTTCCTCGTTGGTGTAGCCCAATCGGTTATTTTATTGCTCAATTGATGTCAAGGTATTTTCTGGGGTTGCTTGGGAATGGGATGTTTCGAGGGTATTGATAATCTCCAGGAGTTCCCGCTCAAAGGCCACCTGGGCGCGATTGGTTTTCCCTCCCAGATAAAAGCGATCGCCAGCGGCCAGGGCCCACACTTGGGAATAGGAAACGTAGCTCATCACCACACCAAGCATCACCAACAAAAAGCCTGTGTATACCACGGGGACACCGGGATCAGCTTTAATCTGGAGACCAGTGCTACCAACAAGATCAACCAATTTCAAGCTAATGTCCCCCACATCTAGGCGATCGCCAACCCGTACCGCTCCGACCAATTCTCCCTGCTCGTTATAGACAATGGCACTGCCCTGGAGATCCTGCATCAAGATCGACACTCCAGCACTCATATCTGGCTTAATGGGTACCCAACTGCCCCAGAGTTTCGCTCCATTCTCCGTGGGGATTTGGGCGGCGGGTAATTGAAAAATCGGACTATTATTCAGTTGAACTTGGACACCACCAATAGACCAACTGGTTTGATAAAAAGTAATGCCATCGTAGCGGAGGGGGTGGTTTACAGAAATTGTTTTGCGCTCAAGCTCCTGGCCCTCGCCATCGACCACCGAGAGATCCGAATAAAATTGATCAATGTCACCCGTGGGGGTGTAGTCAATCCAAAAGCGATTTACGTTCACCGACCAAGGGCGATCGCTCTCGGAAAAAATCCCCGCCTTAAACACATTATTGACCTTAAAATTCACGCCGCTGGGAATCATCTCCTGGGCCATGAACCCCCCAAAGGCTCCCCAAATAGAACCCACCAAGGTGACGATCATGCCGATGTGGACAATAATCGGCCCAATGCGCCCCACAATCCCTTTCCGGGCATAGAGCTTTTCGCCGTCCTGGAAAATTTTGTAGCGCTTTTTTTCGAGTTGGGGTTTTAGGCTCTGGAGCGAACCATGATCCAATTCCGTACTCAGGGCTAATTTATTAAATTGCCGGGCTTGGCTGTAGTAATTCCAATTTCGGGCTGTTTTCAGGGCAGGCAGTTGCCGCCGAAAGGTACAGGCGATCAAACTCACCCCAAAGGCGAGGAGCAAAACCAAGTACCACCAAGTTGTATAAACATGATCCAGTCCCAACCCTAATAGAACTTTCCAAGACAAAAAACCCAACAACGCCGGATCTTCAGGGTAGTTCTCTTGGTAAAACTGGATGGTACTGCCCTGTTCGATGACGGTTCCTAAAATGCTAAATACCGAAATGAGCAACAGCAGGGCGATCGCCACCCGGAGATCCGCAATCCACTTTAAACCCGTGCGCCAGACCTTGCGGGGAAAACTGTGCCACGGAGAATTAGGAGAAGAATCAGAAACTGTCATGGTTTAGGGGATGAGAAAAGAAAAATTAACAAGAAAAAAGCCCGTTCAGGGTTAGGGAAAATCTAAGCGAGGCCAATGGGCAGGCGAATGAGAAGCGAAAATAGCCCAAATCCCAGGAGCAAAGCACCACTCACGGGGTTAATCCAGCCCGACCACTGCCGCAGGGACAGCAAGCGTTTGAGGGAAGCGGTAAAAATTCCGGCAATCAAAACAGGCACCACATAACCAAGGGTATAAGCAAGGAGGAGCGCCGCCCCCAACGCGAGGTTTTGGGTGGTACTAACCCAGGCTAAAAGGGTCGCCAGCACCGGGGTACTACAGGGGGAAGCCACCAAACCAAAGGTTAAACCCACGAGATAAGCCCGCACAGCTTTTGGGAAATCCGGCTTGATCCAGTCGGTCGCCCCCAGGGAAGGAAAACGCAGGGGGACAATTTCGAGCAAATTTAAACCCATTAAAATGGCGATCGCACTGACGATGATTGGTAAGCCAATACCAACCTGGCCGTAGATCTGGCCAAAGCCCGCCGCCACGATTCCCAGGCCCGCCAGGGTCGTCGCGAGCCCCAAACAAAACCACAGGGATTGGAAAAAGGCTTGGAGGCGATCATTATCCTGGGTGCCGCCGATGTAACCAATGGTGATGGGCAACATGGAGAGGGTGCAGGGGGTCAAGCTAGTGAGGAGGCCCGCCCCAAACACCAAAAAGATACTCAACAAACTCCAATGGCTCAGCTGCTCATTGACCAGGCTGTCACTAAATTGCTGGAGGTGATACAGTTGCAGACTGAAATTTTCCCACATGGTGCCGTGCCCAAAGACTGTTTGCTATTGTATCGGGTTTCCTGGGGGCAACGGCAAAGGTATCTTCCGCCTAAACCAGGGATAATTCACCCACCACATCTAAACGCTTATAGGGACTGAGGGATAAAAATTGTTCCGCCAAAGTATCAGAGACTGCGGGAGTGATCCAACCCAAACGGGTCAAAAGATAGAGGGCGACGGCATATTTAGCTCGTTTCGCACCGTCTTTGACCTTAATCGCCAAGCCTAAGCCTTCACCGACGCGACCGATGCACTGAATCCCCTCTGCACCCGATTTACTAACAATTTCTCCTTCGGAGAGGCGCATTAATTCTGTGTCGAAGCCGCCTCGCCCAGATACCATGGTGGGGTGATAGGTCATTGCCCGCACCACCCGCTCCACATCCAGGCGATCGCCAGACGCGAGGTGGGCATAGAGAGTGGCCATTTGGCTAAGCTGCATCAAATAGGTGGGGACACCGCAATCATCCCGCGCCCCGATAAATTCCTGGGCGGGCATCTGGAGTAATTCGGCAATTTTATTGAGGATCAGAGCCTGGACGGGGTGGGACTTTTCCATATAGCTACCGAGGCCCCAGTTGCAATGCTTACAGGTCAACAGCATCCCTGCGTGTTTTCCGGAACAATTGTGTTCGAGGGCGCTGTCTTTGCCGTGGGGAATCGGACATTGCAAAACGTCAGATTCTAGATCCGCCTGCCAGAGGATGCGAAACACCTGACGGGCGTGTTCCTTGGTGCCTTGGTGGGAACTGCAAATGACGGCTAAATCTTTATCGGAAAGTTTGTAATGATCTAGGGCCCCGGTACCAATCACAGCAAGGGCTTGGAAGGGTTTAAGGGCTGACCGGATAAAGGCAGAGCTTTCGGCATCCCCAGCCATGGACAGGACACGGCCTTTGGTGTCACACACCACGGCTTCGGCGATGTGAGTGGATTCTTTGAGACCTTCCCGGAGGAGG
It encodes the following:
- a CDS encoding cytochrome c biogenesis protein CcdA, translating into MWENFSLQLYHLQQFSDSLVNEQLSHWSLLSIFLVFGAGLLTSLTPCTLSMLPITIGYIGGTQDNDRLQAFFQSLWFCLGLATTLAGLGIVAAGFGQIYGQVGIGLPIIVSAIAILMGLNLLEIVPLRFPSLGATDWIKPDFPKAVRAYLVGLTFGLVASPCSTPVLATLLAWVSTTQNLALGAALLLAYTLGYVVPVLIAGIFTASLKRLLSLRQWSGWINPVSGALLLGFGLFSLLIRLPIGLA
- a CDS encoding asparaginase; amino-acid sequence: MSRGKRVQAPPLEINLLREGLKESTHIAEAVVCDTKGRVLSMAGDAESSAFIRSALKPFQALAVIGTGALDHYKLSDKDLAVICSSHQGTKEHARQVFRILWQADLESDVLQCPIPHGKDSALEHNCSGKHAGMLLTCKHCNWGLGSYMEKSHPVQALILNKIAELLQMPAQEFIGARDDCGVPTYLMQLSQMATLYAHLASGDRLDVERVVRAMTYHPTMVSGRGGFDTELMRLSEGEIVSKSGAEGIQCIGRVGEGLGLAIKVKDGAKRAKYAVALYLLTRLGWITPAVSDTLAEQFLSLSPYKRLDVVGELSLV
- a CDS encoding cytochrome c biogenesis protein, giving the protein MTVSDSSPNSPWHSFPRKVWRTGLKWIADLRVAIALLLLISVFSILGTVIEQGSTIQFYQENYPEDPALLGFLSWKVLLGLGLDHVYTTWWYLVLLLAFGVSLIACTFRRQLPALKTARNWNYYSQARQFNKLALSTELDHGSLQSLKPQLEKKRYKIFQDGEKLYARKGIVGRIGPIIVHIGMIVTLVGSIWGAFGGFMAQEMIPSGVNFKVNNVFKAGIFSESDRPWSVNVNRFWIDYTPTGDIDQFYSDLSVVDGEGQELERKTISVNHPLRYDGITFYQTSWSIGGVQVQLNNSPIFQLPAAQIPTENGAKLWGSWVPIKPDMSAGVSILMQDLQGSAIVYNEQGELVGAVRVGDRLDVGDISLKLVDLVGSTGLQIKADPGVPVVYTGFLLVMLGVVMSYVSYSQVWALAAGDRFYLGGKTNRAQVAFERELLEIINTLETSHSQATPENTLTSIEQ